TTGCCGATCGCCGAGGACAGGTGGTTGCGCACGGTTCCGGGGGAGAGATGCACCCGCGTGGCGATCGCGGCGGCCGAGCCGCCGTCGAGGGCATGGGTGAGTACCTCGCGCTCACGGTCGGTCAGCGGGTTGGGCCCGCCGACGACGCTCTCGGTCGCCAGCGACGGATCGACGACCCGGCCGCCCCGGGCGACGGAGCGCACGGCCTCGGCCAGCTCGTCGGACGGTGTGTCCTTGACGACGAAACCACTGGCCCCGGCCTCGAGCGCCCGGCGCAGATAGCCCGGCCGACCGAAGGTGGTGACGATGAGGATCTTCGTCCCGGGCACCTCGCGGGCGAGCTCGGCGGTTGCCGCGATGCCGTCCATCCCGGGCATCTCGATGTCCAGGACCGCGACGTCGGGACGGGTTCGGCGAGCCGCCGCGAGGACCTCGTCACCGGAGCCGACCTCGGCGACGATCTCGAGGTCGCCCTCGAGCCCGAGCAGCGCGGCCATCGCCCCCCGCACGAGGGCCTGGTCGTCGGCGAGCAGCACGGTGGTCACGGCAGCTCCACCCGCACCCTCGTGCCCGGCCCCGCGGAGCCGCCGATGCCGTCGCCGACCTCGATCCGCCCACCAGCCTGGTCGACGCGCTCGCGCAGACCGGTCAGCCCGGTGCCCTCCTTGCGACCGCGCAGCCCGCGGCCGTCGTCGGCGACCTCGAGCCACGAGGGGCCCCACTCGACCTCGACCCGCTTGGCGCCGCTGTGCCGAATGACATTGGTAATCGCCTCCCGCAGTGCCCACGCGATCGTGATCCGGTGGGCGGGGTCGACGATGTCGCCGTCCGCGGGCAGGACGGCCTCGATCCCGGCGTCGCGAAGGGCGGTGGCCGCCGACTCGCGCTCGTCGGCCAGCCGGGCCACCCGCAACCCGGAGACGGTCGCGCGGATCTCGGCCAGCGACTGCCGGGACAGTGCCCGGATGTCGGCCAGCTCCCCCTTCGCCCGCTCGGGGTCGATGTCGATCAGCCGCTCGGCGAGGTCCGCCTTGAGGGTGACCACGGTCAGGCTGTGACCGAGCACGTCGTGCACGTCCCGGGCGACGCGGTCACGCTCGGCGGAGACGGCCAGGGAGCGTTGCAGCACCTGGTGCCGCTCGTCGCTGAGGATCAGTCGACGCATCAGCAGGCCGAAGCCACCGATGAGGACGGGCAGGAAGAGGAAGGGCCACGCCTGGGGGAAGGTCCCGGTGGTCACCAGGACCACCGCTGCGACGACGACGACGGCGACGACCGTCGGCAGGGGCCACCGGTCGGGGAAGCTGAAGGCGGCGACGGCGGTGAGGAAGGTGGTCATCCCGACGGCCTCCGCCCCGATGACCGGTACGAGCGCGAGCACGATCAGCACCATCGCCGCGAAGCTGCCGAGCACGATGACCCGGTCGGTGCGCGACCACCCGCAGTGCAGTGCGCCCTGACCCCGGAGGAAGCCCCACAGGTAGAAGCCCGAGAAGGCCAGGACGGCGAGCAGTCCGGCAACGCGCTCTGCAGGTCGTCCGCTCGTCTCCTGCAGGATCGCCAGAGCCGGGAAGGCGAGGAAGACCAACCAGATGGCGGCGAGGACCCAGCCGTGCCGGGCCCACGGGTCCGTGCCGTACCCCTCGTCCGAGGGGGCCCCGGCGACGGACTCGGCAGCAGTCACTGCCGCTCCCGGCTCCGCCTGGCCAGGTAGACCGTCGCCACGGCCATGATGATCGTCCACACCACCACGTTAGTCAGTGGCACCCACAGCGACTCGTGGGCGAGGTTGCCCTGCATGTCCACCGAGGAGCCCTCGGTCAGCGGGTACCGGGCGAGGGAGACCATCCCGTAGAGGGGGGTGAACTTCGCGATCGTGAGCATGATCCCCGACAGCGGGATGAAGATGTTGCCCAGGAAGGCGAAGATCACCAGCGAGCCGGAGGCGGCGCCCACGGCGGACTCGGAGCGGAAGGCGAGCCCGAAGATCAGGCCGTAGAGGGCGAACAGGCAGGCTCCGAAGAGCACGATCGCCGCACTGGCGAACCAGACCCAGAGGTCTCCCTTCGCCCCGGTGCCGATCCCGATGGCGTAGATGAGCACGATCGGGATCAGCGCGATCGCCAGGGCGATGATCGCCTTGCCCGCGACGTAGGAGCTGTCGCGAAGGGGGGTCAGCCCCAGCTGGCGCCCCCACCCCTGCTGGCGCTCGACGGCGGCCTGACCGCCGATGCTCACCGTCGCGGTGACGGCGCCGTAGACCGCCATCGAGATCATGATGTAGAGCGCGACGTTGCCTCGGCCGATGTCCTGCGCGCCGAAGGTCTGCGCGGCGCCGAAGACGATGTACATGAAGGCCGGCAGGACGGCGATGAAGAACAGGCCGACGTAGTCGCGGCCGATCCGCTTGATCTCCAGGCCGATGATCGTGGGGTTCATCGCGTCTCCTCCAGGATCGCGTCGGTGGACCGGTCGTCACCGGGGTCTGCACCCGGCGCACTGCCCGGGTCGTCGGGCTCGGTCGTCGCCGCTCCGGTGATCGCCAGGAAGGCCGCGTCGAGGGAGGCGGTGGTGACCTCGAGGTTGCTGCCGCCGAGGTCGACGAGCAGCAGCCGGGCGAGCGCATCGGAGTCCTCACCGATCGCCGTGACCCGGTCGCCGGCGACGGTGACCGAGCTCGTCCCGGGCAGGCCGCGCAGACGCTCGGCGACAGCGCCGACGTCCCCCCTGCGGACGTCGGCACTGACGGTGCGACCGCTCGCGCGGGAGCGGATCTCCTCGGTGGTGCCGTCGGCGACGACCCGGCCACCGGCCATGAGGACGATCCGGTCGGCGAAGGTGTCGGCCTCCTCGAGGTAGTGGGTGGCGAAGAGGACGGTGCGCCCCTCGGCGGCGTCCTGGTGCATCGTGCGCCAGAACTCCCGGCGCGCGCGCACGTCCATCCCGGCGGTCGGCTCGTCGAGGATGAGCAGGTCCGGGTCGGGGAGCAGTGCCAGCGCGAAGCGCAACCGTTGCTGCTCACCGCCGGAGAGCTTCGCGACCAGGCGGTCGGCCAGGTCGGTGAGCCCGGCCCGCTCGATGACCTCCTCGACCGGGCGGTGCTCCGGGAAGGTCGAGGCGATCATCCGCACGGTCTCGCCGGCGGTGAGGTCCCGCAGCAGGCCGCCGGTCTGCAGCACGGCCGAGACCCGCCCTTCGTGCACGGCGCGGCGGGGCGGGGCGCCGAAGGAGGTGATGCTGCCCGAGGTCGGCTCGGTCAGACCCAGGACCATGTCCAGGGTCGTCGTCTTGCCGGCACCGTTGGGCCCGAGGATCGCGACGACCTCGCCGGGACGGATGGTCAGGTCGACGCCGGTGACGGCGCTGACCGTCTGGGAACCGGAGCGGAAGTGCTTGGTCACCTCGCGGAGCTGGATCCCCTCGGCGTGGCGCGGCGTCGCCGCGTGGGTGCTCGTGTCGGTCATGACTCCAGCATCGGACGCCCGTACCTCCACCGGCCATCCTCGGATGTCACGACTCGGGCATGACACCTGTCATGGAGGCAGACATCCGGGGCCCGAAGGGTCATGATGGAAGGAGAAAGGGTCCGGGGGTCCGACTCGGGCCGGCTACACGATGGAGGTCGAGATCATGGGCGCCGCAGTGGAGATCAACACCGGGACGATCGCTCCGGTCCACCTCAAGGGCAAGCACATCATGCTCGGCACGCAGTCCCTCGGTGTGTTCGACGGGACCCAGTCGGTCGTGCGCTTCGAGATCCCGTCGGGCAAGCACGTGCTCTACCTCAAGGACGGGCTGACCACGTCCGGCGCGGTCGCCTTCCGCGTCCGCACCGGCCACTGTGCCCAGCTGACGCTCAAGGACGTCGACGCGGGGATGTTCGCGGCGATCTTCGGCGGCTGGTTCGCGTTGAAGCGTGCCGGCGACGCGGTCCTCGACGAGGAGACCCCGGGCGCCGAGGAGATCTCCGTCGACGAGGTACCGGTCGAGGCCTGAGCGCGCACCCCGCGTGGCACCATCGGTGCCATGCAGGTCACTCAGCTTCGCATCTATCCGGTGAAGTCCCTCGGGGGCGTGGACGTCGACGCCGCACGCGTCGAGCCGTGGGGTCTGGCGGGGGACCGGCGCTGGGCGCTCGTCGACGAGTTGGGCGAGCGGGTCACCGCGCGCGAGGTCAACGCGCTGCTCGGGCTGCGGGCGCAGATCATCGACGACGAGACGATCCGCATCCACGCGGGCGAGGAGAGCATCCTCGTCGACACGCCGCTGGGGCTGCCTCCGGTCCCGGTGGGCATCGCCCGGCAGGGGTTCGCTCCGCCCGCCGACCAGGACGTCAGCGAGTGGATCAGCGAGCGCGTGGGTCGTCCGATGCGTCTGGTCTGGCAGGAGGACCCGCGGGTGCGGCGGATGTCCGGTGCCCACGGCGGGCAGGAGGGCGACTCCCTCTCGCTGGCCGACGCCGGTCCGCTGCTGCTCACCTCGCAGACCTCCCTCGCCCGGCTCGAGGAGTGGCTGGTCGCCGAGGCGGACGA
The DNA window shown above is from Janibacter sp. A1S7 and carries:
- a CDS encoding response regulator transcription factor, whose product is MTTVLLADDQALVRGAMAALLGLEGDLEIVAEVGSGDEVLAAARRTRPDVAVLDIEMPGMDGIAATAELAREVPGTKILIVTTFGRPGYLRRALEAGASGFVVKDTPSDELAEAVRSVARGGRVVDPSLATESVVGGPNPLTDREREVLTHALDGGSAAAIATRVHLSPGTVRNHLSSAIGKTGSSTRVEAARRAQDLGWL
- a CDS encoding sensor histidine kinase gives rise to the protein MTAAESVAGAPSDEGYGTDPWARHGWVLAAIWLVFLAFPALAILQETSGRPAERVAGLLAVLAFSGFYLWGFLRGQGALHCGWSRTDRVIVLGSFAAMVLIVLALVPVIGAEAVGMTTFLTAVAAFSFPDRWPLPTVVAVVVVAAVVLVTTGTFPQAWPFLFLPVLIGGFGLLMRRLILSDERHQVLQRSLAVSAERDRVARDVHDVLGHSLTVVTLKADLAERLIDIDPERAKGELADIRALSRQSLAEIRATVSGLRVARLADERESAATALRDAGIEAVLPADGDIVDPAHRITIAWALREAITNVIRHSGAKRVEVEWGPSWLEVADDGRGLRGRKEGTGLTGLRERVDQAGGRIEVGDGIGGSAGPGTRVRVELP
- a CDS encoding ABC transporter permease, translating into MNPTIIGLEIKRIGRDYVGLFFIAVLPAFMYIVFGAAQTFGAQDIGRGNVALYIMISMAVYGAVTATVSIGGQAAVERQQGWGRQLGLTPLRDSSYVAGKAIIALAIALIPIVLIYAIGIGTGAKGDLWVWFASAAIVLFGACLFALYGLIFGLAFRSESAVGAASGSLVIFAFLGNIFIPLSGIMLTIAKFTPLYGMVSLARYPLTEGSSVDMQGNLAHESLWVPLTNVVVWTIIMAVATVYLARRSRERQ
- a CDS encoding ABC transporter ATP-binding protein, with the protein product MTDTSTHAATPRHAEGIQLREVTKHFRSGSQTVSAVTGVDLTIRPGEVVAILGPNGAGKTTTLDMVLGLTEPTSGSITSFGAPPRRAVHEGRVSAVLQTGGLLRDLTAGETVRMIASTFPEHRPVEEVIERAGLTDLADRLVAKLSGGEQQRLRFALALLPDPDLLILDEPTAGMDVRARREFWRTMHQDAAEGRTVLFATHYLEEADTFADRIVLMAGGRVVADGTTEEIRSRASGRTVSADVRRGDVGAVAERLRGLPGTSSVTVAGDRVTAIGEDSDALARLLLVDLGGSNLEVTTASLDAAFLAITGAATTEPDDPGSAPGADPGDDRSTDAILEETR
- a CDS encoding MOSC domain-containing protein, translated to MQVTQLRIYPVKSLGGVDVDAARVEPWGLAGDRRWALVDELGERVTAREVNALLGLRAQIIDDETIRIHAGEESILVDTPLGLPPVPVGIARQGFAPPADQDVSEWISERVGRPMRLVWQEDPRVRRMSGAHGGQEGDSLSLADAGPLLLTSQTSLARLEEWLVAEADEPDPQDLDPDDVSGAGAGSVMTGAGRASLSMVRFRPNLVIDGEEPFAEDAWPTVRIGDVEFRTAETCDRCVMTTIDPETLERGTEPMRTLARHRRWDGKTWFGTRLVPLTQGELGVGDDVVPG